One Podospora pseudopauciseta strain CBS 411.78 chromosome 4, whole genome shotgun sequence genomic window, CCCACATGCTAGGGAATCGACATCCGGAGTCGAAGCTGCCGAGCAAACTCTGGACGGGCGGTTTCGTTGAATGTAGAGGTTCAGCTTGTCTGAGGCACCACAAGCTTGTCCTCCATTCCCAGCACAGGGCTGGTTGCAACGGTCGGTGATGATCTCGGACGACAGGGAGTTACCAGTCCAACATTCCCGTCCTGAAGAGTCCCTTGTCAGTTGGTTTCGGTTAACCCTGGAGAAAAGACCTACCAAACTCGACCCCAAAATACTTCCAATTCCCACTCTCAGCCCTCTCAGCACATTTCTCCAGCGTCATATCCGCAGCGCTATTCGGTCCGTTGGCCAAAGTCCTCGTCCCATTAACCCGATCACGGTAGCTGTTCCTCCGTCAGCCCCCATCCTGCCACACAAGAAACACACAAAACTCACCACCCAAGATAATCATACCCCCCAACCggatccccatcccccctaGCCCCGTCCCTCTCATAAACCGTCAAAtgcccccccccaccacaaaACCACCTTCCGTCCCCCTCACAAACCCTCCcgcacctcctcccaaacgTCTTGTAGCTATTATCAATCGTCGCACCACAAAAGCACTCCCTCCCATACtccacacccacccacctcgcCTCAGCCCCGCACATCCCCGCACATTTCGTAGGCGTCATATCGTTACTCGCACCAGCAAACCGTCTAAGAACACGATCAGGGGTGAAATCGGCGAAACACCCCCACCAGTGGAAACCCTGGACGGGTTCGATGCCAGGGTTTTGAACAGTGGGGGGGTCGGTGTGCTCGTAGAACGCGGCGCGGGCCGAGCCGCCGCATGTCACGCCTGGTTCGTCGCGGCAGAGGCGCCAGCAGTCGCCTTCGGTGGCTTCCCATTCGGATAGCTGGGGGATGTACCCCGTGGTGGTGTTAATTGTTATCGAGGGGGCGCAGCTGGGGTGGGTAGGTTGTCAGAGATACCTAGGCGTAGGTAGTAGGCAATGCAGGTGTAAGGGGGGATGGCGGTTGGTAATAGAGGGGTTCGGTCaggggttggagaagtgGAAACTTACAAACATTCCTGATCCCACAGAATAAAATGCCGCGATGTTGAGCAGGCTGCCGAGCAGGGGATGATCCCATTGTCGGGACGCCTGGAAAAGGCGACGGTGAGGTTGAacgaggtgggggaggattgCCAGTTTATGGTTCCAAAGCTGACAACGACGGTGTAGGTATGTTAATCGGGAGAActtggaggagaaaaagaacgGACACGCCTACCAGCCAGAGTACCGGACAAAGCTCCCCTGCTGACGAGTGTTGAGCAAATCGGTGTCTGCTCGAGCATCATGGGCATAGGCTGAAGCCAATGCCATGACTATCAATTGGAAGGTGAGCTGCAAAAAAGAGACGGTAGGCATTGTGGAGCTGGAGCGTGTCAACAACATGATCGACTCTACCAGAAGGGAACGTCCCTACGTGGACCAAAACGACTGAGCTGACAGAATCCCGAGGTATTTATCATGGTTTACCTACCATGCTGAGAGCTTTCATTTGTTCTCGGATTTTACCAGTGGCTGTTGCGGCTGGGTTCTTTATCGATCCTCGACCTGCATCATAAAAGGATTGCCAAGCACATCAATTTCCACAAGCAGCGGCTGAGCAACACGCAACAGTTCGGGGTGCTTTCTTGTTTGGGAATATATGACCTCCGTACTACCTCAGTTAGATTTTCACGAGTGGCTTTGCAAACCAAGACTTTGCTTGAGCGAATGTTCCGTCATGTGATCTGATTATCCTCTTTGAGGATGGCATGTCATGAATGAATGTGAAATCCCGTAGCCTTTCCTACATCAAACACACAAGTGACACAACCTAAACTCTCCACAAAAACCACAAGCATCATGTCTCATTAACCCGATAGTCGTCCCGTTGATCATGCTTATTACGGTGCTTCTTATCCCACAGTAGCTTGCACAACCGATCTCCGGCAGTCCGTCTCAATCTCTCTGCATCCCAGAAGACGTAACCCCTGTCTAACAAGAGCTGTGGAATTACGTTTCCATATATGTTGCTATACCTGCCTCCCCAGATCTCAGTCCAGACCAGATTCGGGGGAGGATCCTTATCCCCATCCCGACTATCCCTCACCAAAAAGTCGCCCACAAAAGGCATGGGATCCTGTCTGCCCTCCTTTCGATCCCGTTCTGTTGGGTTACGACGGCGGTTAGAGCAGCGTGCGGAGTCGTAGTGCAGTCCCAATTCCAGTCTCTGCAGGGCGCCATCTACGACTATCTGAGGCTGAGTGGCGACGACTAGGTCTTCGTGCGCTTTATGATCGTCTTTTTCGCGATCCATTGTGTCTAACACAATACCGAGCAATCCAAGGCCGCGGGAAGCCGTCCCAACCATGTGCTTAAACCTTTTGTGTGCGACGAGGCCTATTTCGGCGAGACACGGCCGTGCTGAAGCCTGAAAACCCAccatttttcttcttcgaggACCAACCACGCCCTCCCGCTCCAGACCGGCTGCCAGGCAGTTGAAGGCTCCATCGGAAGTGGGTGGGCGCGGTAGATGGTCAAATCGTGGGTTACCAGGGTGCAGATCTgtaggttggatgacaaggAAGTGGACCACATATGGATGTGGCCCAGGTAAGTTTGAACTAGCCAAGCCATCTACCCACATTAAGCCCTCCATAACCCTGGACCCCTCGATATCAACACACACTTTATATTCCACCCACAGGGCCAAAAATAaagcttttcttttacttttttttgctccaggTACCCACCAATGGCCAAATataccgaggaggatattAAAAATGCCTAGAAAGATATTGCCGCTAGTGTAAGCCAGCGAAAAGCGTTTAATAAGTATAGGATTTTACGTTTTACCCTAAAGTAccgtattaataatattttactaaagaactttatttataaaaattaatagtaacttttatatagttaaaaaacctttattatttaataaatcttttattaaaaaagctttaGTTATGCTTTtacctatattaatataaaagctttagCGACTACTTTACTAGTTAAATAAAGTGATTTTAACCCctttaataagtattaaatattttattttataaatcGTTATTCcgatattaaaataaaagttaaaaagaaaattaattatattaaagttaacgaAATTACTCCggaaaatattaataaattctttaacCTATATTTTACCGTTAACTAAATTAAGtttaaatataggtataactataataaaataaatataataaaaagttaaagaAAAAACGATTTAATTATTAGGTTTTCgaagtaaaataaaaaaattatatacgttaaataaaatagaaaaagaatttaaactattatatttaaatatattttataaaataaaaaagtttttcCCTCCGaaactatttttaaaagtaaagacctttaaaaataatagtttaaggattaattaaataaaaattaatatatagttatattataaaataattaaattaataataattttattattaattaacttaaaaaagtttttatatttaaaattaaatttaaagatttattaaaactttattttttatttataatagttatAGCTTATgaattattaaaatagaatttttatttatagattttataatatatttaagctttatatattataaggctttaaaggtaatataataatttaaattaatagtatttaaggaTTACGGTTATTAATTTAAGGTGCGGCTACAGGCttaagggtttaagtaaggaagtggggctctcggaggattcggaggttcaggggttatatatataagcggtttacttcggatattctattttaaacagattatcgacttttatttctttatatttttatgccttacacgtgtgcaggcaattctagccctttaattaggccgattaggtgcttattatatagtctgcgagcctataaagtcttttctttatcctacgtaaaGTGCGGCCTACGAGTaagctactattacggaagtacgtttatttatatattttattaaaagtatatttatagtattataattggtttatatattttcttattattttaaatagaggtcGTGCCCGGGTTAAGTAAAGCTTAGGGTCTAAACTAAATTTAAAAGTCCTAAgtattaaagaaagtataaagctataaataataataaatattaataactttattaaaccccgtaaagttcgataaaaataatttatatttatttaattaaacctatatcttttattataggttaaatacTAAactttttacttatatataaaaagttaagtatatagtccgggtaagacttaataataaattaagAGTATTAGTCGAgattaatttattaacgaatTTTATTTCGGTAGTAATTAttaaagcttttttttatttttaattaaaaggaattCCTTTAACGTATTATTTAGCGGTAATAAGTAATCGAAGGGGTTTCCAGGTTAACCTAACTTAAAATAACGGAgatttaaaaataaagaaaaagggatactttccttttaatttaaataaaagtaatttatttttacttactaaagttataaaagataaccgtctttttatttttaataatatatataaagaaaaaactatattattaatataaatataataataattattaattattaatatatttaataatattttatttatcgctttaattaattttcttaataataattaaatatattaaattcttacggctcgttccgtaataaaaacggttagcttaataattaaatttcCGGAATTAtcgttatttattttttctttaattacggactatatttattataaagatattaaaacccctcgccttctttttaattaaagtaacttaattataaatcctaatactcttaatatattaggtaGACCTCGTACTAACCTAAATCTTATTATTAAGAACTATATAGCGGctcctacttaatatattaaatatcctattttttttcctaaatttacgtattaattttaataatctaaatatttttattttataaaagcTTATTTCGACTACCGctatttttaaaggttccCTACGTTTAATCGGCTAACTCCTTATTTTATAGTACCTATATACTTTCCTTAACGTAAATTTTTTAATCCGAAAAAAatcggttttaaaaataactttaaaagtaagtattttatagaatatttaaaacgttttaaaaatatttataaagagTATTAGGTTAtagaatttactttttacgttCGTAAATTTAAATCTTAATATAACTTCGACGTAGGAAAataaatcgataaatatataaacttacttatacttattaatatttaatttattttaattatcCGCTTTAAACgcctctttaaaatatataacctccgataaaataaagatatttatagagagttaaataacttttatacTAAAGTTATTCCTAAGGGAGTAAGCGAgttaaagaaagttatttttaattattttaaattactttttcgaatatcgattaaaaaaaaggagatagTAAAAGCTAAGGTTATtaaccgcttttaaataaaattctccgagtttataaaaataacctttattaatcGAGGAGGATCCGAACGTTATTTAagatttataaattttattatttaaagcgactaaattaataatataattaaagataaatataatataaaaagaaaaatttataaaaaaaataaattaattattatacctttccctattacttttaattaggCGGCGGAAGTatttaactaatatatagcggttaacgctatagtaaataaagaaatagtattatagtatttaaaggtaaatatttatagcggCTTTTCTATACCggaaaataataaatctaGAATAATAAggacctatatttaatatttaaaagattaagtattttactttccGGATTTCGGTACTAGCCTTAatagaaaaataaatttattttttaataccttttctataattaatattaggaCTTAGTTCGGAAAATTAGGGAGGTAGTACCGCGATAGTCCTTTACTATTAAGAAGGTACTTTTAGTATAGTAAATCTAATTATTACGCTAAATCgataaaatatttaaagaaaaagtataataaagtataaagactatattatattaaaggaggtaaagtatatattagtAAGAAGGAGTAGCcggatagtaaaaaagcgtagcttaattaaaaagatataAGGAAGGCGTAGTGTAAAAGGAAGGTTAGCGATTTAATTCGCGTAATAATTTCGCTAaaactaaaactaaataggacctataaagtttatataaaataagCTAAATATTAGGAAGCTCGTAAGGGTAAAGGATATAGGCTTAaaatttctttaattaaagggaggaagtaaatagctatttaaatagttaaggctataaatattaagttaaataagatttataaatactttaaactttataaattatttaacgagaatttaattagtaattatattattaaaaatattttataacgttatttaaaagagaaataattatttaaaagtattttaaagcgctTTAATAAAGTCCTAATaatcgtttataattaaaaggtaaaaGTAGGAATAAGCGCGTAAGGAGTAAAGAGAGTAAAAATCAAGGATATACCGGAAAAAAATACGGATAACCTAGCTTTAGCTAAAAATCTAAAAGTAATACTTACTCCCGTATAGGAAAAactaaaagtaattaaagaagGAGTTTCGTCCGATTAGGGGAATAAAGTCCGGAGTAACTTAAggttatttaatagtaaggTAAAGAACTTtagaaattatattaccgagaaagctaaaaagtatatttatagttaaattaagtttatattaaaaaagtattatagggttttacctatatttatttaccggttaatagattatataaagaatataGCCGAGGATATTAAAATAATCGAGTAGCGTAGATCTTTTAAGAATATTctagataaaaaaaaagaagttttataaaaggaagAGGTTTTACTATTAACGGTCCGgacgaatttttaaatagttaaatataataagacttctttatttaattaaaggaaaatagtttttactttatataatattataacggatagtaaatatagtatagttaaaagaggtatttaaaaaagaattattaagGGTAAGGTTTAActaaataatagtttagaAAAGCGATTACggattttactatttacgtttattaaccggctttccgATAGTAAGCGAAATTTCTTAAAAGCCGTTATTCGtatttataacgttttattattatactataattttattttattaactttaaaaaaagtactaataatattaaatataggttCCGAgtataacttaattaataaagctataattaaaaggttttatttattaataatattaattaatttataatttaaaagcctttatAGAGATCCGGTTACGTTTATAGATAAAATTTAGGCTTTAGTAATACTAATTAgagttttaattttatattatttctttattattaataatattaaagcgctaggtttttataatttattattaaaaatccCGTTCTTTACGGatataagctttacctttaattttataaaaggcCGTATaattaacgtaaatatattatataagggaaagctaattaaagcttatatagtaaagaaggaagtaattaataaaataaaagtagaATATAATAGTAGGGATCGAagtaatactttttttattaattaacctttataagtatttaagggactaattaataataaaatacctaTCCTTAAGTAAGTAATAAAGgagttaaaagaaaaaaataaagtaattaaaggactAAATAAAGGAACTAAAcgttttttacttaattttattttaagagagttaagtttactattattaaattattatttaatatttaatattatttcctataaaaataaagaaaagaggaatattaaaagtaaaggaaaaaaaaatattagtaattaaaaagaaagaaaaagaggatattagaaagaaaagtttttattttagtcTAGAAAAGTagaaattaaaataaaaactctaactttaaataaaatctttagGAAAAAACGATTATTACCaccgacctttataataggtctatatttaatactattaatattaccgtcgttactactattaaaaatatcgttactatctaattaaataattaatataataactttatttaagcccgatattatatttatatatttaaagatatttaattaatcttttatttaattaggttaatatagcttctttattatataactatataaaCGTTGCTTACCTTTACCCTTACccctttttaaaaaaaaaataatattaaaattaatttaattattatttttaaataagtTTAATTAACGCTTACGGAAActattattactataataatatataaaagggtaaataaaaaagtaaaattaattaataatattaggttaaataataatactcCTAAAGGAAACCTAAACTAAAAAGCAAAGAAATAAGCGGTAGTTAAAAAATCTTTATAATACGGCTTAAAATTcgataatattatagtttttaagttttttaaagtaattaaaaagttatactttactttaaaacgattaattaatttaattaaataaactattaatattttaataaattaaaaagttaaggtatttacggtaattttatttataggAAAGGCTACTTTAGTTTAGgattttattaaatatagatAGATCTTTAAAAAGGTTTTccctatttaatatattaaaattatcttttataatatataataaagtaagtctattttaattttaaaactACTTATAGGGAAAGTTATTAAACTCTTTAGGGAACgggttaaaaaaaatattattaaagaagCGTATAgtctttactataataactggtttttaataaagaaaaaaaatagtaatttccgtttaattaataatatttaaaaatataataaagttatttaacgaaatatctttatttctctaaatattaaaaagtttaataaagaCTTTAAAgggtactttattacttccttactcgactttttttttaaatataattaagttaaattagTTTTAACGAGCTAAGATTTTACTACCTTCGCGATACTTATTAGCCTATTTAggatatatattttactttaagGAGCTATTAACTCggtaatttaattttaaaaagctataattaaagtcttttaaaattttattttataaatatattaactatacttaaacgatattataataaaaggGTTAAAGTAGgactataataataaagaaaagaagttaAGAGTTAAAAAGtaggttttaaagtatttaaagaatatcgaTATAgtcttatttaattataaacttACAGgagctactattataattataaaatccctttaatataaataagaaattattatctttaattatttCTATATACCGGACGGATACCTccctaattaaataaaaatagtaaaaataAGGAAATAACGaacttattataatttaaaggatatTCGCGCTTTCTTAAGGATTACCGGCTACTATCGATTATAGGTACCgctctttaatttaattatagttttactatatttcttAATAAGGAAGGATACGAAATAAGAATAAATagaagtttaataaagtataataaagtagtttatatttttaattataaaagtactatatttaacttctttaacgtttaataataatcgtTTTAATagaatttttattatttttaatataaacttaataggGTAAAGagcggtaattaaataagtaggACCTAATAAAAAACAGTACTTTTATcggtttaaaagtaatatttagAGCCCGGTtaaataaaggtataatGCTATTAAGAGAGAATTAAAAGGACtgttatatactttaaagagatttaaaaggtattttttcGGGGTATACTTTACGGTAGAAACGGATACTTAAATAGTAGTCTACTAAATCTAAGGGGTAACTAATAACGTTTCCggcgctttaataataaaataattaaaataaattagatttttcgactttattattatttatatttttaaaagtaaaaaccTTATAGTAAACGTACTAtcgaaaaagctatttaactTCTCtaatttaaaagaaaaaaagttaaaactaaatattaataataaaattaacgTAAGGATCTAGAAGAACGATATCTAGGAAATAAGTATTTAGCgggtaaatattaaaaaaaagaaaaaagaaattattaagtaaggccCCTATTTAAACGGACTATAATCTCCTTACTTCTATATTATTACCGAATTCCTCGCGATTAATACGGAGTTAAGGGCTAGGACAaagtttaacgtttaaattattaaaaataataccttaaaaataattctcaaaaataaagttttattctttaagctaaataaaaGAAGCTTTCcctttaaaaaaattattaatcctttaatcgagtaaaaaaaagtctttaatatatattataataaaataggttataaaggacgagaagctaCCTATACTCGAGtagtaaaaaactattattaaaaaggtatatatattaatatcgaagcttaaattaaaatatataaataatattaataataaagcccgaAGCGTTAAAAaaactaatatttatatactaaacctttaattattttatttacgaagtaatatttaaatatttaatttttattaatagtttctaaagaaaaaacttattttttaaaggtaagggataatttaattaagtatttagaaaataaaggttttaaacttaagtaaagcttttaaagtaaagaactttattttatacgaTATTATCTTTAGATAGGATTATCCTTTAATCGTAATAGTAAACggcggatcggaatttaAAAAGGAAGCTATAGAGATTTTAAAGAGGTTAGAAGTTTTCCGGATAGtaattttactttataacgtaaaagtaaatagagtaataaagtttaattatattttaattatattaatattaataaaaataatagaCGGGATAGGGAagaattaaaagtaatagttcctttatatattatttactaataGAATTACgatataaagtatttataaatataatactttttatttaatatataagtttaactttattacgccgatcgaaaagaatatactattataaaaagtcgtttaataggaaaagatTAGTTCTAATAGATTAAAGAGAGACTAAAAGGAAAGAGCGgttataaatttaataaaagtaaaggcgaaactattaaaattataaaaaataaatttaactttaatagttaagaggattaatatagtaaaataaaaagctacgGCGAAAAAGAATAGGAAAGGGATTCGTAATATTAGgcttaaaagtaatataattaaaaggaggaatttagtattaatatataaaataaataaaaagttaaatataagtatagtaaggaagttatagtattattaaaacggtttttttaaagtaaaaaaggtta contains:
- a CDS encoding hypothetical protein (COG:G; COG:O; EggNog:ENOG503NZH6) — translated: MPTVSFLQLTFQLIVMALASAYAHDARADTDLLNTRQQGSFVRYSGCFGTINWQSSPTSFNLTVAFSRRPDNGIIPCSAACSTSRHFILWDQECFCAPSITINTTTGYIPQLSEWEATEGDCWRLCRDEPGVTCGGSARAAFYEHTDPPTVQNPGIEPVQGFHWWGCFADFTPDRVLRRFAGASNDMTPTKCAGMCGAEARWVGVEYGRECFCGATIDNSYKTFGRRCGRVCEGDGRWFCGGGGHLTVYERDGARGDGDPVGGYDYLGCYRDRVNGTRTLANGPNSAADMTLEKCAERAESGNWKYFGVEFGRECWTGNSLSSEIITDRCNQPCAGNGGQACGASDKLNLYIQRNRPSRVCSAASTPDVDSLACGIRGFPVPAGSRPVTSTETTAARCAAACASATGCSSSVWDKLSGVCRLYDTGVWASIGDNVSTAGSDFKHVIAHDAGCWVCQDTS